A region of the Candidatus Zixiibacteriota bacterium genome:
CCGATCCCACCGGCGCCCCTAATCCTTTGGATAGACAGACCGAGACCGAATCAAATGGCGCAACCAATTTATCCAGCGGTATCCCCGTTGCTACATGTGCATTCCAGATACGAGCCCCGTCCAGATGCAGGATCAATCCCATTTCGTCGCACACTTCACGGACTTGCTTGATTTCCGACTGGGGCAGAATCGTTCCGCCATGACGGTTGTGCGTGTTTTCGAGAGCCACTATTCGCGTTCGGGGACAATGAATATCAATCGCCCGCACGTTGGCGCGAATCTGGTCGGCCGTGAGCATACCCCTCTCACTATCGAGCAGGTTGATCATCAAATGCGACAGAAGCGCCGGCGCTCCGACTTCGTAATTTACGATATGACACTCGCGCTCACACAACAGCTCCCAGCCCGGTTCGGTATGCGTTTTCAGGCAAACCTGGTTTCCCATCGTACCCGATGGAACAAACAGGGCGGCTTCGAATTTGAAAAGGTCGGCGCAGTAGGTTTCCAGCTCGATTACGGTGGGATCATCCCCCAGCACATCATCGCCCACCTCGGCAGTAGCCATGGCCTGACGCATCGCTGCTCCGGGACGGGTGACGGTATCGGATCGAAGATCGATTGGTTTCATACCGGACAATATACCGACTCGGAATGCGTCAAACAAGCCGACTGTGGCCGCCTTCGCGGACAGATACAAAAGAAAACGGGTCGTCCATAGGACGACCCGTTGCAAGGCCATAAATAAAAAAACTTAGTTGCAGACTACCACATTGTTCGCTTGTAAGTAGCCGGCCGATGTTTGTGAGGCATCGAACAGGACTTCCTGCCCCTCTCTTAAGGTCTTGTAGCCGTCCATGTTAATCGCAGTGTAATGAACGTATACATCCTGATCACGCTCTTCCGGAGAAATAAAGCCCCAGCCTCTTAAGTCGTTAAAATACTTAACCTTACCCTTCGACATAGATACTCCCGCGATTTTGCCTTAAGCCCCGAACTGCATAACCATTATACACGTGAGTTCAGAGGCGAACAAGAAAAAAGTTAGAGTACGGCTAGATTTGCGACATAACGCGTTCCAGCAAAGTCATCACCAACCCGGACAAGAGTGGAACGCTCACATTGTCATCGACGCCGAGCGGCAAAGCCTCCACTACCGCCGCCACCACCGCTCCGGTAATGCCCACCGACAGGGCCAGATCAGGCGCCACCAGCGCCACCGCGATCGTGCCGATCAGGCAGGCCGTTGAGCCTTCAAGCGATTTGTTCCAGAACTTATGTCGTCCGTAACGGCGTCCGATCAACGCCGCCAGAGTATCGCCGACAATGATAAACGCCAGGGCTGCTATCGTGACAGGCTTGGAAAAAATAATAACACAGATACAAACGGTGGTGAGAATATACGAGGCCCCGGTAAAATCACCCGCTTTCTCATGAGCTCGGATCATCCCCCCTTCGAATCGGTATGCGAATCCGGTCCAGAGCCACCACCCTTTAAACCGTGAGATATCGACTAGAACCATAGCCAGAGCGATCGGCACCATGATCGCCAGCATCTGCCCCTTGGAGAGACCAAGGAAATAATACCCGGCCGGGATCACCAACGCTCCGATGTGAGTGCCTTTACGAAGGAGTTCGCCGGCAAACGTTATCTGCCCGGCATCATTGTCCGGAGCTTTCGCCATGACCCTCCTGGCGCTGATCGACCGGTCTCAGATGTACGGGACTGATTTTATTGGGGAAACTGACATCGTATCGGGCATACAACATATCGCGGAATCGGCCGTAGACTTCCTGACTGTGCTTCCGCCGGAGTATTTTAGATATTTCCGGGCTGGCCTCATCGACACCTTTCGTCTCATGGCGATCCAAAACCTTAACGATATGGTATCCGAACTCTGTCTTCACCGGATGTGAGATATTACCGACTAAAGTCTGGATGGCGGCCCGCCAGACTTCTGCAGGAACATCATTTTTATTTATCCATCCGAGATCGGCCAGATCAACCCTGATTGATGATTCTCCCGGGTAGTATTGACGCGCCAGCTCCATAAAATCCACCCCGGCCAGAGCCTGATCTCGCACCAGTTCACCCATCATGCTGTCGGGAACGATGATATGTTGTACCTTCAAGGGCTTGTCTACTCGGAAATCAGCCAGATGCTTGTTGTAATAGGCTTCTATTTCTTCTTTTGAGGGCAACCAGGAAGGTTCAGCCTGATCCTGAGCAGCATATCGGCGAGCGAACGAATGTCGAATATCGTACTCCTGTTTGCAAACATAATCGAGCGTATCGATGCCGAGATCATGCGCCACTTCGAGCATCATCTTGCGATCGGCCAGATGATCGATCATTTCCCGTTTCATTTCAGACGTCGAATTATCGATTCGATTATTACCGCGATATGCTTCTTCCAAAGACCTGACTTCGTTGCAGTCGATAGTATCGGTTCCGTTCACCACCGCCACCCATTCCGACCGTTCGACCTTATAGATATTCGTATCAAGCAGTGGTTCGTTATAGACGATATCACGCGGCAGAGTTTTTATCGAATCGATAAGTGTTCGTCCCCGCTCGTTGGTTTTCATATTCGTCAATGTCTCTTTGGCTATTTGATAGAAAGACGTATCGAGCGGTTGGAGCCCGGTATTGAAATGTTGCGGCACCCAAATGATATGCCAGCCGTTATCGTCGGGGTAAGGTTCCGAAATCTGACCCGGCATAAGATTGAACGCAATCGAATCAAAAGGATCGTTATATGTGCCGCGCTTGGTCCATCCCACATAACCGCCGCGTTTATTGGAATGCGAATCATGTGAGTATTGCTGCGCCACCTTTTCGAAGACCATTCCGGAGTCGAGTCGGGCTTTGACTTCGAAGGCATAAGCTTTGGTATAGGCCTGAAGCGAATCCCAATCCATCGCTTTAAAAGCTATCGAATCGGGACCAAGCAGGAACCCCCGGTGAGAAATTAAAATATGGTAGAGAAGGACTTGCTCCTCCACCGAGAACAGATCCGGTCGGCTGTAGTAAAACTCAACTACTTCAGCCGAATCTATTTTTATCTCGTTCTTTATTTTTTCGTCAAAAAAGGCCTGAAGGAGGGCCGTGCTATACAAGTTCTGGTAACCGCGATAATCAGGATACGACTTCGATATATCGGTTTCATCGGCCAGAAAACCAACCAGGGTATCGACCAGAATACTATCCAGTACCGCTTTAATTGCTTCCGGTTCCATAACACCGCCGCCGGCCATACGATCGCTGTTGTACAACGAATCATAGAGGTCAGCCATCGTGATACCGAACCGATCATCTACCCGGGCAACGAAATCAGTATAGCCGGCTTTATCGGCCAGATAGATTGGGGTGGGTGGTTTACCGCATCCTGAAAGAGCGATAACAGCAATAAACGCAAGCAAACCTAGACGCTTATAAAACAACATGGTATCTCCGTAATAAAATCCACATACCTATCGTAAGACCTTGGAAAATTATACAATTATAAGGCAAAAACAAGCCAAAAGTCCCGCGCCGGGGCGACGCAGCTCGTCACCGGATCGGAGCATCGCCCGGCAGACAAGCTCCCTGGCTGCACGGGGCCACAGCGCCGGACTCGCACAGCGGGTGGCCTTGTGTCCCCGCACACGACAGTCGCGGCAAACGACTGTCCGGGCGCCCTGCCGGCCCCGTGGTGCAACAAATTGCGCGCTCGGCCGTCTGATCGGAAGACCCAGGCAAAGGAGAGTTATGCTTTCGATTCGATCAATCACCGCGATAGGCGTGTTGCTGGTCTGTTTCGCGCGGGCCACCGACGCGGCCGAGACAGTTATCGACGTTAGTTTTGACGACACCTCGGCGGCGGTCTCAGACCGTGCCCAGCCTCTGCATATCGTTACGGCCCGGCCGATCAGCCAAGCTTATTCCACCGGCGGCCTGTATTTGCTGTCGGGCTTCGCTCCCTCCGACGGTCTGTTCGCCGAGACGAATCAGGAGATGATCGACCGGCCCTGGATCGAGCAGCCGTGGCGTTTTTGTTCGGCTTTCGCCTGCGCCGGCGCCGGCACTTTCTGGGTCGGCCGCAACTGGGACAATCAGAACGTCGGGTCGATTCTGGTCAGTCTGTACTCTCCCCCGTCGGGTCATCGCTCGGTCTGTCTGAGTCGCGCCATTGATATCGGCTTCGGCGAGAATCTCGATCTGGCCGGGATGATTAGGAGCGATTATGGCGGTCGTTTCGACGTGGCCCCATTCTATGCCGTCGAAGGGATGAACGACGCCGGCCTGGTGGTCATCACCACCGGCATCAACACGATCCCCGTTCACGCCACGCCGGAGAAACGGCCTTTGTTTATCACTTATCTCATCCGGCAGATGCTCGACCGGTGCGGCACGGTCGCGGAAGCGGTCGCGCTGGCCGACCGGTTCACCCCGTTCGATCTCGACACCAACTCGCTGAGCTGCCATTTGCTCATTGCCGACAAGTCCGGCGCTTCGGTCGTGCTCGAACACGACGGCCACAAGTGGGCGTCATTCGCTCCCGAAGGCTCCTTTCAAATCATGACCAACAAGCCGCTGCTCGGTCTGAGCGACACCGACCTCAAATCGATCTGCTGGCGCTACCGCTCGCTGGCCGAAGACCTCGACAGCCTCGGAACCGGCCTGACTCGCACCCGCGCTCATGAAATGCTGCACCGGGTCGAGCAGAGCGGGACGACCTGGTCGGCGGTATATGATCCGGCCGAGCGATGCCTGTATCTTTCGGTGTACCAGGATTGGGACAGAATCTATCGTCTCGCACTGCCGTAGAAGAGCCGAGCGTACCACAAAAAAAACCGGCCGAGGCACAAAGCCGCGGCCGGTGAAGATATTATAAGGAATCGACTAAAGAGTCCGCGAACTGGTATCTCCCACCTGAGCATCAACAATCGCGATTGTCGCCAGATCAACGATCTGGTTGACATCGCTGGTCCGATGCAGAACATACACCGGCTTACGCAGTCCCATCAGGATCGGTCCGACAGCCTGGAAGCCACCCATTCGCTGAGTCAGCTTGTAGGCGATATTACCGGCACTCAGATTGGGGAAAATAAACACGTTGGCCTGTTCCTTGAGCTTTGAGAACGGGAAATGCCGTTCCATAAATTCAGGCATCATGGCCGTATCGGCCTGCATCTCGCCGTCAATCTCCAGATCAGGAGCCAGTTGCTTCGCTATCCTGGTTGCTTCTGCCACCTTCTCAGATTCCGGATGAGGGGCTGAGCCGAAATTACTGAACGACAGCATTGCAATCTTCGGAGTAATATGGAAACCGTTTTTGACCACCCGCGCCGCTCCAAGAGCGATCTCGGCCAACTGCTCGGCGGTCGGGTTTATATTAACCGTGGTATCCGCGAAGAAATAAACTTCTCCTCGCTGTATCATCACGAACAGGCCGGACACATGCGAGACATGATCCTGGAGATCAACAATCTGCAGAGCCGGGCGCAGGGTTGTCGGATAATCCGATTGAGCGCCCGACAACACAGCATCACAATCTCCCTGTTCGAGCATCATGAGAGCATAGTGAATGGGGTCTTTCACCATAGCGCGAGCTTTCGCCATGGTTACCCCTTTACGCTGACGCTTCTCGAACAACCGGGCAGCGTACTCTTCGCCTTTATCGGAAGTATTCGGGTTGATCAGCTTGATTCCGTCCATATCGACTTCATGTTGATCGGCCAACTCCCGGATCGCTTCCGGATTACCCAGAAGAGTAGGTGTGGCAATCCCTTCCATGGTGAGAATATGAGCCGCACGAAGTACACGCACCGATTGCCCTTCCGGGAATACGAGGTGCTTTGGACGGCGTTTGGCACGTTCTTTCATAACGCGCATGATCACCCGTCCCTTGCCGATACGGACATCCAACTGCTGCTTGTATTCTTCCATATCGATCTGACGCTGGGCAACACCACTCTCGATAGCCGCCTGTGCCACCGCCGAGGCCTCCCAGACCAGGATACGCGGATCGAACGGCTTCGGGATGATATAATCCCGCCCGAACTTGAAATGGTCCACATGGTAAGCCTTGGCCACTTCTTCCGGGACATCCTGCTTGGCCAGAGTAGCCAAAGCCTTAACCGCTGCGATTTTCATTTCTTCGTTAATCGCCGTGGCATGAACATCCAGAGCACCGCGGAAGATAAACGGGAAACCCAGCACATTGTTGACCTGGTTCGGATAATCCGAACGCCCGGTCGCCATAATCAAATCTTTGCGGACTTCACTGGCGTCAATATAAGTGATTTCCGGATCCGGATTGGCCATGGCAAAAATGATCGGATCCTTGGCCATTGATTTGACCATATCTTTGGAAACCGTATTCGCCACCGATACTCCTACGAACACATCGGCGCCCTTCATAGCGTCGGCCAGAGTATGGCAATCGGTTTTGCGAACGAATTGCGCCTTGTACTGGTTGAACGAGTCACCGCGCCCTTCGTACATCACACCCTTGGAATCGACCATCAGGAGGTTTTCCGGATTCACTCCCAACGAACAGTACAGCTTGGCGCAAGCGATTCCCGCAGCGCCGGCTCCGGAGTATACGACACGAATTTTACTGATATCCTTGCCGACAATCTCAAGAGCATTGATCAAAGCAGCGGCCGAAATGATCGCCGTGCCGTGCTGATCGTCGTGGAAAACCGGGATGTTCATCGACTTCTTGAGCGTCTCTTCGATGTAGAAACACTCCGGAGCCTTGATATCCTCGAGGTTGATACCGCCGAACGTAGGTTCGAGCAGCTCACACGCCTTGATGATCTCATCCGGATTCTCGGTGTTTAATTCGATATCGAATACATCGATATCGGCAAAGCGCTTGAAGAGAACGCCCTTCCCTTCCATCACCGGCTTGCCGGCGGCAGCGCCGATATTACCAAGACCTAAAACGGCGGTTCCGTTTGAAACCACGGCCACCAGATTGCCCTTGGCAGTGTATTTATAAACGTCATTGGGATTCTTAGCGATCTCAAGGCATGGTTGAGCCACTCCCGGCGTATACGCCAAAGAAAGGTCCAACTGCGTAACGCAGGCCTTGGTGGGATTCACTTCCACTTTGCCCGGCTTGCCCTTGGCATGGTAGTCAAGAGCCTGCTGTTTAGTGATCATGACACAAATGCTCCTCTAAAGTTCCTGCTCTAAGTCGAGCAAACAATCAGTCTTAAGGTCGAGAAATATATCGCTATTAACCAGTTGTCAAGGCTAATTCGAGGCTTTAGTCAAAGGAACCGTAAAACTGCCGAATAATAGGCAACATATTGCACGAATGAAGGTTCATTGACCGAAAAATCCGCTCCGGCCGCGGTTTTTACCTGTCAGTTAACATAGGACAGCTCTTTGAAAAAAAACGAACGTATAAGCGGGATAAATCACCTGATACCCCTCAAATTTATGAGACACCATACTGATCGATGAACCGCTCGGGAGGCTAGAGCCGCCCGGGCTTGTCTCTAAATGCTATAGGGAAATAATTGGATTAAACCGACTCAACCGGCTGTTCGGACGGTACCAACAACACCTCAGTGGTGTCATCCAGGACAAGACAACCGTAAGGACGTAAAACGAACGAAAAAGATGTCCCTCGCCCGGGTATCGAATCCACCTGGCTGCGGATCTTCAACGCCGCGCAGATTCGATGCACCACCGCCAGTCCGAGTCCGGTCCCTTCCTTCTTGGTCGAGAAAAACGGTTGGTAAATACGAGCCAGGTTGGTCCGGGTAATTCCGGGACCGTCGTCAGTGACTCTTATGAGCACCTGGTTTCTTTCTTCCGGTCTTTCGAGGGAGAATTCCAACTCGTGCGGCTGGGCATCCATTGCTTCACAGGCATTGACGGCAATGTTGAGCAGTAGTTGCTTAATCAGCCCCTCATCTCCGACAACATAGACAATCGATTCGTTTGTCTGAAAACTGATTTTAATGTTCTCATGGTACGAAGGATGGTGATACACCACTTGAATGATATCCTGCACCAGATGACACAATTCCACCTTGGCCATGGTTGGCCGGTCGATTCGGGCGTACTGAAGAAACTCCGTGGTGATTTTAGAAAGGCGGTCCGACTCCTTAACGATCAAATCCATAAGGCGGGCGTTCTCACCTGCGACCTGAAGTTCTCCCTTGAGCACTTCAACCGATCCGGAGATCGCAGCCAACGGATTGCGAATTTCGTGGGCGATTGAAGCGGACAATTCGCCCACTGCGGCCAACCGATCAGCCGCGCGGACCTTTTCCTCGAGTCTTTTAGCATCCGTCAAATCCGAAAAAATGGCAATCACACCTCGTAGACGGCCCTCTTCCCCCTGGAGGCGGGAAGTCGCGAGCCCCAGCGGTGTTTTAATGCGGTGGGCATTGAGGATCGATATCTCTTTTCGGGGATACTGGGTGTTGTTTTCGATGCCGTCCATTACGGCTTCGGCTAATTGCGGCATTCGTTGGGCGAACACATCGTTACAGAGCATGCCCCGGACATCCCCTTCGCTATAACCGAGAATACGTTCGGCGGCGCGGTTGAAATAAATCAAACGGCCGTCCTGATCGACCGTGAGCAATCCGGAATTGAGATGGCGCAGGATATCGTCAGTTTCGAGGCGGGCCATGCGCAAGGCAGCCGAGGCATCGGCCAACTGACGGTCACGAATGCGCAGGCGCTCAGCCAGGAAACCGGCTATGAAGGCAATCAGGTAAAAAATCAGCAGGTGCAGAAAAACCGAGTAGAAAATCGAGTCCTGCGCCTGCAGAAGCGCATCCAGACCGCGTAATCCGGACTCTCCGGGGATATCGGAAAACTCGATGCCCAGCCAGATGATGAAAACATCTCCGAGCGAAGCCAGCGATGCAACGATCAACGTACCGATCAGATTATAAGCCAGAGCCGCTGAAACGATAGTTAGCAGAAACAGTGCAAAGAAAGGAGAATTGACATTACCGGTGGTGTAAACGATTCCGGTTTCAATGGCGATCTCAAACAGGAACTGCAACGCTACCGTTACCGTTCTCGCGGAATTTACCGGATAGCGCCGGTGCAGACCGAATAGAACCGCCACAGCCAGCGTTGCGATCGAATAGAGAATGAACGGTACCCGCAAATAGTGCGGGTAGTCCATCCAGAAAACCACGACCACGAAAAGAATTACATAACTGGCCAGACGAAGCGGCAGGAGCCAACCGGGGCGCTTATGGTTGATCGCTCTTTCCATAATAGCCAACGGCGCCCGGTCAGGGCGCCGTTGGGTCTCTTTTCTATCGTTGATCCTTTTAACTAATTCGAGACCAACTAGATCTTGCCGATGATGTCGAACATCGGGAGGTACATGGCAACCATAATACCACCGATAGCGATACCCATAACGACAATAACGATCGGTTCGATCACTGAAGTCAGCGCCTGGACGGCCTCATCGACCTCTTCATCGTAGAAGTCGGCGATTTTGTTAAGCATTTCATCCAGTCCGCCGGTCTTTTCACCGACCGAGATCATCTGTGTCACCATGGGTGGAAACACTCCCGACTCTTTCAACGGGCCGGTGATAGTATCTCCCTCGGCAATTGCCATGACTGACTTGTTAATGGCATTCGAGATAACCAGGTTTCCGGCGGTTTTGGCTGTAATCTCCAACGCCTCCAGAATCGAAACACCCGAAGAAAGCAACGTAGCCAGCGTGCGGGTAAACCGCGCTACCGCCGACTTACGCACCAGGTTACCCAATACCGGCATCTTGAGCAGAGTCTTATCGATATTGAGCGCCCCGGCCGGAGTTTTACGCCACCAGAATAAACCGACGACAAGACCGATGAATCCTGCCATCAGATAAAGGAAATTGGCCTGGAGGAAATTCGAAATACCCAATACGATCTGTGTCGGCTTCGGCAGTTCGGAACCGAGTCCGGAGAACATTTTGGCGAAGACCGGAACGATGAACGTCAACATACCGATCGTCACCGCAGCTGCTACGAAAGCCACCACGGACGGGTAAATCATAGCGCCCTTGACCTTGCGTATCAGCTTGTCGGCTTTTTCACGATAGACGGCAAGACGAACGAGAATCGCATCGAGGGCGCCGCCGACCTCACCCGCTTCGACCATATTGGTATAAAGCTGATCGAAAATTTTGGGGTGACGCGCAAGCGCCTCACTCAAAGTAGCACCGCCCTGGACGCCGTCTTTGACCTGGCCGATAACCTTGGCCAGTTCCCTGCTCTCGGTCTGCGCGGACAGAATCTCAAGGCATTGAACCATCGGCAAACCGGCGCCGATCATGGTAGCGAATTGACGCGTGAAACGTGAAACATCGATCTTCTTAACCCCGGTACCGAACTTGATCTTAATTTCCGGAGCTTTTTTGCTTATGGAATTGACCAGAATGCGGTTCTGCCGCAACACTCGTTCCAGGTCAGCCTTACTCTTGGCTTTTAGCTCACCCTGGACGGCCGCCCCCGCAAGGGTTTTTCCTTTGTATACAAAAACCGGCATTTGTTAAATCCTTTCTATCGCTTGACGCTCTAGGTAAACGCCGGGGATTTATGTTTCGAGAGCATCTCACCCAATTCCTGGGTATTGGAACTGTAGCTCATCGCATCGTTGAGTGAGATCTTGCCGCCCTGGACAAGCTCCATCAACGACTGGTTCATCGTTTTCATCCCGTATTTCTGACCCGACTGAATCATGGAGTACATCTGGTGCACTTTATCGTCGCGAATCAACGCTCGAATAGCCGGTGTCGCTACCATGACTTCGAGTGCAACCACGCGCCCGCCGCCGATCTTGGGAATCAGACACTGCGACACGATCGCCTGGAGCGAGAACGACAACGAAATACGGATCTGCTCCTGTTGGTTGGTCGGGAACGAGTCGACGATACGGTTAATCGACTCCGCCGCTGAATTGGTGTGCAACGTCGCGAACGCCAAATGGCCCGTTTCCGCAATCGATAGTGCCGCCTCGATCGTTTCGAGATCGCGCATTTCACCCACCAACACCACATCAGGATCCTCACGCAGCGCGTACTTGAGAGCCGATGCGAACGAGTTGGTATCGGAGTATACTTCACGCTGGTTAACCAGAGCCGTTTGATGGCGGTGCAGGTATTCGATCGGGTCCTCGACGGTGATAATATGCACCGGACGTTCTTTGTTGATCTTGTCGATCACCGATGCCAGAGTAGTCGATTTACCCGAACCGGTCGGTCCCGTTACGAGTACCAGACCGCGCGGCAAGGTGGCAAAGGTCGAGATTACTTTGGGTAATTGAAGTTCTTCGAAAGTTCTGATCTCGTATGGAATCTGCCGGAGAACCACAGCAATGTTGCCGCGCTGCATGAACATATTGCAGCGGAAACGACTCATCGATTCGATACCGAAAGAGAAATCCAACTCCGAGTTCTGTTCGAATTTGAGTTTCTGTTTCTCATTGAGCATCGTGTAAGCTATTTTTTTGGTCTGTTCGCTGGTTAACAGATCGTAGTTCAGACGCTGCAGCTTGCCGTCTACGCGCACAACGGGCGGTGATCCGACGGTCAAATGAAGATCTGAAGCGTCCATTTTGACCATTTCTTCCAGCAGCTCTCTCAGAGATACCATGCAAGTTACTCCAGAATGTTTGTAGTCAACGGGCCTATAAGGGCGTCTTCTCTCTATATCGGCTTGAAGGACTGCTTTCTTGAACGCCAAAACACCGGTTATGACCGGATAAACTGTTGGGGGATAAGACGGTTGTGGAGAGACTATTACTCGTTGGTCGAGGTCGTGGCAAAGACCTCATCGATTGATACAATCCCGGCCTTCATCTTCTCGACCGCGCACATCCGAAGGCTGAACATTCCCTCTTCCTGGGCAACGCGCCGGATCTCCGTATCCGAAGCTTTGTCCAATATCAGGGACTCAACCTTTCGGGAAATGGGCATAACCTCGTAGATACCGGTTCGGCCGGAGAGACCGGTTCCGTTGCATTCATCGCAACCCTTGCCTTTGAAAGCCCTGATATTACGAAGCAAGTCCTTGGGGACCATAAGACTCTGCACCTGCTCAGGGGTCAGATTGACCTCCTCCTTACAGTGCTGGCAAATCTTGCGCATCATACGTTGTGCCATAATCAGTTTGGTTGCCGAAGCTACCAGATAGAACGGCACGCCCATGTCAATCAGACGGCTAATGGACGAAGGAGCATCGTTGGTATGGAGGGTAGAGAATACCAGGTGACCGGTCAGAGCGGCTCGAATGGCGATCTCGGCCGTTTCACCGTCACGAATTTCACCGACCATGATAATGTCGGGGTCCTGACGTAAGAACGATCTCAGCGCAGCTGCGAAGGTCATCCCTATGTTCGATTTGACGGCCACCTGATTGATGCCGTCGAAGTTGAACTCAACCGGGTCCTCAGCGGTCATGATGTTCACGTCGATCGTATTCAGCGTCTTCAGCGCCGAATACAGCGTGGTCGTTTTACCGGAACCGGTCGGTCCCGTTACCAGGATGATGCCGAACGGCAGGTGAATCGCCTTGTCGAACTTGCCCAGGTCTTCCTTACGGAAACCTAACTGGGTGAGATCGACCCGCAGGGCCTGCGGATCCAGAATACGCATAACCACCTTCTCACCGAAGATAGTCGGCAGTACCGAAACACGCAGGTCAACGGTTCGCCCGTGAATCTTGAGCTTGATACGGCCGTCCTGCGGCAGACGCCGTTCAGAGATATCCAGCTCAGCCATGATTTTCACGCGCGAGACGATAGCCGCACGATACTTGAACGGCAGCGGCGCCATTTCACGCAAATCGCCGTCGATACGATAACGAACCCGAATCCGTTTCTCGTACATTTCGATGTGAATATCCGAAGCCCCCAGACGGATAGCATCAGACAGGATCGAGTCCACCAGCTTGACCAGCGGCTTATCTTGAATAGCCGAGAGCAGATCCGATTCCGAGGGACCATCTTCATCGGTGCCGACCACCTCGAGGTCGGGATCTTCCTCAAGACCTTTAACGATCTCGGAGAGACCGCTGGAATCGGTGTAATAAGACTCAATCGCTTTCTCAATCGCCTTCTCGGGGGAAATGACCGGCTGGACGGTACAGCCGGTAATAAACTTGATGGCGTCAAGAACGTAGATGTTGTTCGGATCGCTGATCGCCACCAGCAGGTTGCGGTTGAGCTTCGAGATTGCAATGACGTTGAACTTGCGGGCAATATCGAGAGGAATCAGCTTAACCACTTCCGGATTAAGCTCGATATCCGAAAGTCGGAGGGCGCCTATTTTCAGGTGCTGTCCGACAAACTTGGCGATATCGTCTTCGGATTCGACCGCACCTATATGAACCAAAGCAGACTCGATCGTCTCATTCTTTTCCTTGACGAGTGCGAGAGCCTGCTCGGCTTGTTCGGGTGTGATCTTGCCGGCCTTGACCAGCATTGCCCCAAGTTCTGAAGACATACTTAGCCCGTTAGTGCGATGTTTCTCCGGTGGGTGTACCTAGCTCGGCGACGGCTCAGCCGTCGTCCGTTTCACTATGCTGATCAGTCCTGAAAGATATCGTCCAGACGATCCTGAGCCATTGAGGCGAAGTCGTCGGAAATACCGCTCTTGCCACCCTCCTTCTTGGCGTTCTCACGGATCTGATCAAAAACCTTGGCCAGTTCTACCGCCACTTCCTTGGCGTAAAGACGGACCATGCCGATCGTCGTCCGATCGTCGAAAACGACCACCAGGATAGAACGATCGCCTACCAGGGACATGTGAATATGATCTTTCTTTCCCTGGTGGAACAACACCGAAAACTCGTCCTCGCCCACGAGCCGAGCGATTTCCTTGGTCGAGGCAAAAGAACCGGCCAGCAACGCCGCCAGAGCGGTTGTGTCAAGCGACTGCGTGAACCCTTGTCGGGAGATCAGGTGACCA
Encoded here:
- a CDS encoding type IV pilus twitching motility protein PilT, translated to MVSLRELLEEMVKMDASDLHLTVGSPPVVRVDGKLQRLNYDLLTSEQTKKIAYTMLNEKQKLKFEQNSELDFSFGIESMSRFRCNMFMQRGNIAVVLRQIPYEIRTFEELQLPKVISTFATLPRGLVLVTGPTGSGKSTTLASVIDKINKERPVHIITVEDPIEYLHRHQTALVNQREVYSDTNSFASALKYALREDPDVVLVGEMRDLETIEAALSIAETGHLAFATLHTNSAAESINRIVDSFPTNQQEQIRISLSFSLQAIVSQCLIPKIGGGRVVALEVMVATPAIRALIRDDKVHQMYSMIQSGQKYGMKTMNQSLMELVQGGKISLNDAMSYSSNTQELGEMLSKHKSPAFT
- the pilB gene encoding type IV-A pilus assembly ATPase PilB, with product MSSELGAMLVKAGKITPEQAEQALALVKEKNETIESALVHIGAVESEDDIAKFVGQHLKIGALRLSDIELNPEVVKLIPLDIARKFNVIAISKLNRNLLVAISDPNNIYVLDAIKFITGCTVQPVISPEKAIEKAIESYYTDSSGLSEIVKGLEEDPDLEVVGTDEDGPSESDLLSAIQDKPLVKLVDSILSDAIRLGASDIHIEMYEKRIRVRYRIDGDLREMAPLPFKYRAAIVSRVKIMAELDISERRLPQDGRIKLKIHGRTVDLRVSVLPTIFGEKVVMRILDPQALRVDLTQLGFRKEDLGKFDKAIHLPFGIILVTGPTGSGKTTTLYSALKTLNTIDVNIMTAEDPVEFNFDGINQVAVKSNIGMTFAAALRSFLRQDPDIIMVGEIRDGETAEIAIRAALTGHLVFSTLHTNDAPSSISRLIDMGVPFYLVASATKLIMAQRMMRKICQHCKEEVNLTPEQVQSLMVPKDLLRNIRAFKGKGCDECNGTGLSGRTGIYEVMPISRKVESLILDKASDTEIRRVAQEEGMFSLRMCAVEKMKAGIVSIDEVFATTSTNE
- a CDS encoding roadblock/LC7 domain-containing protein encodes the protein MSEDTLIIYEEETRQIETLLSKMLKGAEAKCALLVDKDGHLISRQGFTQSLDTTALAALLAGSFASTKEIARLVGEDEFSVLFHQGKKDHIHMSLVGDRSILVVVFDDRTTIGMVRLYAKEVAVELAKVFDQIRENAKKEGGKSGISDDFASMAQDRLDDIFQD